GGGTTTTGTCTTGAGTGAGTTTCTCTGAGCCCAGCCTGTGCTGCTGTGTGGGCCCCGGGGCCACCCCCTGAGCATGGGCTCAGACTCCTACCTGCTCTCTCCGATTGGCTCTTTTGTGAGGGTAGCACACAAACCATGACTCTACGCAATCCATCGGCTCCCCTTGGCAAGCCGGTGTCTTGGCCAGTAGACAGGCATGGGCCAGGCTACGGTGTTGTTTGGGCCTTCGTGTCTCTCTGGCAGGAACTGCTTTCTGGCCACCCGGAGTTTTGCGCCTGTGAGGGGTTGAGCATCAACTTTGTCTGACTCTTACTGGTCTTTCCTGTGGCTGGAGGCCAGCAAAGCCTGTAGGTGAGAGCTTGGCTGCAGTGGAGGGGGAGAAAAGTGACTGTCAATAgctgggaggcagcagtgcaGTGGGTTGGGGTGAGGCATTACACCTGGGTCTAGAGAAGCTGAACTCAAAGGGGGCAGATCCGTGGCTGCTGAGAGAGGCTCATGAAAGCACCACCCCTTTCTCTGCGAGCCGGGAGCACTGCTCCCGTCCTTAGCAGCCAGCCCCAGGACAGCCTTGGGAGGAGGAGTTTCAACTGCCCAATGACCCCCCTCAATGcttccctgccccatgcctgTGTCGAGTTCGGTCAGTGCTGCACACTGGGctacctcctgcagcccccccacagcTTCGCTCCTCCTGCGCTGGCTACACGTGAGCACAGCGCAGCCTCCCTCCGTACAGCAGGGCCGTGCCTGAGAGACGCGCCGGTTACATTGAAGAACCCTGGGCTACTGCCTAAGCCCCAGCCCACCGGCACCCAGTGGGCGAAACTCTGCTTTGGGGTAGATGTGCTAGTGATGTGGGTGTGTTTAGCTTGAAGAACGCAATCCGCTCCCTCAGAAGCGCTGAAACTGTTCCAGTGCAGAGGATTCTAGGTTCCCCACCTCTTCGAGGTGCACAGCCAGTATTATTTCTGTGCTTGTGTTCCAGGGGACAGGAGTTTGCTCACCTGGCTAAAATGAGCTCGGTGAGGAATGTGCATTCTTTCTGCCTGTAGCCGTCTGGCCAGCTGAGTTAAGGGACTGTGCAGAACTGTGGAAACCAAGGCACCACACGGAAGGGCCAAAACTTCAAGTCCTGGTTTTTCACTTGGGTGTTTCACTGGATGCCTTAGAGGACCCTGATTTTCAACATGTCTCAAGTTGTACTTGAAATGCCGCCTCACTTAACAACTCCAGGCTGCGGTGACAAGTGGAGGTAGGGAAGCCAGCACTCCCACTGATAGCTGAGAGTTCAGTACTTCACACAAGTGCTCTTGTTTTTCAGCAGGTCTCTAAGGGTAGGACCTAGCTCAAAACACCAGCCTTGGCTTCTGGCTTCCTTTTTCATCCTGTCTCCCACTAGCAGGGCCCATTCtattattgtattaaaaatggtCAGTTCAACTctgagaagaatttttttttcctcacaaTTTGTACCGAAGCTGTGAACTCAGTCCCAAGGGCTGAAATGAGGCCACAAATGTAGTACAATTAAAAGGCAGTGGACATTTAACAGAACTATCCAAAGTTATAAttggcaggccaaaaaagaacgtGAAGAACAGCGAGCCCAACgcctcaaaaagtaatagcacaAAATGTTGTAAGTGCATCACAAGCAGGAACCTGCTGAACAGCCAGTGGGGCCCCCGGCCAGTCGAGCTACCCAAGGAGCACTCGTGGTGGATTAGGCCACAGCAGAGAAGCGACatgaattttttgcatcagtcttcacggctgaggatgtgaggtaaattcccacacctgagctgttctttttaggtgaccAGTCTGAGGaagtgtcccagattgaggtgtcattagaagaggttttggaactaATTTACCATAAGTCACCAGGAGCGGATGGTTTTCACCCAAGAGTttggaaggaactcaaatgtgaaactgcagaactagtaACTGTGGCTTGTAACCTATGATTTACATCTGCTTCTGTACCCaaggactggaggatagctaatgtgatgtcaatttttaaaaagggctccagaggtgaccctgacttcagtaccaggcaaactggttaaaactatagtaaagaacagaattgtcagacacagagataAATGTAATTTGTTGGGGAGGAGTCAACATGATTTTAGTAAtctatgcctcaccaatctactagaattttttgaggtggttaacaagcatgtggacaagggggattcagTGGATAAAGTgcactgagattttcagagagctgtcatgggataagagggaaggttctctcatggatcagtaactggttaaaagctaggaaacaaagggtaggaataaatggtcatttttcagaatggagagaggtaaatagtgatgtccacAAGGTCTTTACTGGGAGCAGCACTATTCAACATATtaaaaaatgatctggaaaaaggggtaaaaagtgagatggcaaaatttgcagatgatataaaactactcaagatagtaagtcccaggcagactgtgaagagctacaaagggatctcacaaaactgggtggttGGGCAACAAATTGGCAGATAAAATTCtaagttgataaatgcaaattaatacacattggaaaacgtaatcccaactatatatataaaatgatagggtctaaattatctgttaaccttcaagaaagggatcttggagtcgttgtggatagttctctgaaaacatctgctcgagatgcagcagcagtcaaaaaagcaaatagtgtAGAAAATCATTAGCAAAGGGAGAGAGAAGACAGAAAATCTCttatttcctctatataaatctgtgGTTCACCCACACCTTGcctactgcatgcagatgtggttgccccatctcaaaaaaagtatattggaattggaaaagggcaacaaaattattAGGGTTAGGGGATAGCAactgtctgaggagagattaataagactgggactattcagcttggaaaagatgactaaggggggatatgatagagatctataaagtcatgactggtgtggagaaagtaaataaggaagtgttatttaccccttttcataacacaagaactaggggtcaccaaattaaattaataggcagcaggtttaaagcaaacaaaaggaagtatttctccacacaatgcacagtcaacctgtggaactctttgccagaggaggttgtgaaggccaaaactataacaggattaaaaaaagaactagataagttcctggcagataggtccatcaatggctattagcagggatgtgtccctagcctctgtttgccagaagctgggaatgggcgacaggggatggatcacttgatgattccctgttctgttcattccctctggggcaccaggcattggctgctgtcagaagacaggatattgggctagatggacctttggtctgacccagtctggctgttcttattcTAGTTAATGCACTAACAGAGAGACACCTGCCTGATGGATTAGGAGGAAACCTCACGTGGAGGACAGATTATCCTATTTGTACTTAAGGGgcagtttcttgcactttcctgtGAAGTGTCTGGTGCTGTACTGGCTgctggcagacaggacactggcttTGATGAGCCTCAGGTCTGAGCGTCTGGCAATTGCGATGTTCCCAAGCTCTTCCCTAGTCTAGGACTGAGTTGGCTCTGGAATTTAGCTCTGCTGGCAAAGTCCTTCCCCTGTTCTGCAAAGGCGTTCTGCTTGGTTTCTGTGGTATTGGCTAGCGCTGGTAAGATGTACTACAAACATTCTGAATTCCTGTTGCTATAGGCTCATTCTGTCAGGGGCAGCGAAGGTCAGAGCCAGTATTATGTGCACGGCCGTAGGAGCATGTTATGGGCAGCATGCACGTGGCTAAGGTTTTGCTTCAGAAACTTGGACCCTCCCAGTACTTCTAGCTGAAAGTGGAAGGGCAGTGTCACCGCAGCGCTGGTCTAGACCCAGGCTAGGGCTGTTCCAAGGTTGAAGTGCTTTTGAGGTTGCCTTGTCTATTTCCAGAACTTGCTCTCAGCAAGGTGCGTTCACTGTCTCCTCCAGGCAGCATGGATTGTTTCTAGCTGGAACCAGGGGACCTTCAGCTTTAGCACAGCTCCACACCTACAGACGCTTTTACCACCCAACTAAAGGGCACAGAGCCCCTCTTCCCACAGGGCCAGGCTAGGGCCCCCTCTTCTGTACTATCTGCAGACTACGGGTAAATAGCATCCTACTCAACAGATCTTGAGCTTAGCTGCATATTCTAGTGAGGGCAGGATCGAGCCAGGGCAGGGAAGTTCTACCAATTTTGCTGTATTAACCACCCACAAGGATTGATTTGTGAACAGCAGCAGCATGAGAGCAATCCAGCTGCTGACAGGATCACCTCACCCCAGCTGGGAGCAAGGTGCACTGACACCAAGGGGGTGGCCAGTCTGATGAGCACAAGGCAgccccaggggttctcacaacactTTTTGGTGACCTCAGCGTGCAGCCACCAAcgcttgctggtggccgctctgacattttcctaaaatatttaactttaggaaaaacaaatacacaCGTCCAAATCATTGTCCCTGATGGATGTGGgtgtttttgcagactcaataataaaaatgtattttggtgCCTTTAGTCCCCACCCATCACCTCTGGCCCCCAAtacctctccctgctcccccacccccttaggcctccacagcctgcccccactgctcccccccctCCATTGCCAAGCTCCCTTTCGCAGCCTTGCACTCCAGCCTCACCCCACTCCTTGCCTCTTGACTACAGTGGCcagtaaggccagccctgctgaagcccagagccccacagctggatctggggtgggaggctgaagcccggagccctGCAGTTGAAGCTGTGGGGGACAGGTGCTGAATCATGGATCCCACTGCCAGGGTTAAGCTTGCCCCCAGAACCCTgcagctgaaggggggggggggaggtttaaaCCCATCACCAGAGCCTCTGGCTGAACCAGGGGACAGGGGTtgaagcccctggtggccacatttgagaaatgctgctctagAACACCACAGCGTGGGTATCACTGCCAGAGCCGGCCCTTTCCATCTCAGCGGCCTGGACAGCCAGGGTAGAGCTGGGGCTGCCTGCGACACAAAGCAACTGGTGCAAGAACAGCCAGAATCGAgcacaattttgtttttattttaaatcaatgaCATAAGCAAGGAAAAAATTGCACATTCACACTAAAAATCCCCACCAGTTGCACCAGGAATGATCTAAGTtttcatttgtaataaaaaaacccaggcgcccctccccccccaacattcACGTACTGCAGCCCACTCGGGTTTGCAACCCACCGTTCTCACCCAGCTACAGAGGAAGCCGGGCAGCGGAAGGTCTCTGTGCAATACGCAGATGGGGTCCTTTAGAGCAGCGGCCTGGTCACTAGGCAGCTTTGGTATTTGCGAATCACAGCAGAGAACGGTGGGAGAGCGGAGAGAATTCAGGCCCGGTGTAATTGGGTCCGAGAACGAGGAAAGGGCCATTTACAAACACAAACCCAACCAAGGTACCGCAAAGTGaccccttgctgctgctgctaagttGCTTGGTAGTTTAGAGCACCAGCACTAGGCCAAGGCCAGTGTAAAGACAGGCTCAGCCCAGGGTAACACTCTAGGAAGTGTCTGTGGTGGTACCTGGACCCTATTACTTCTTCCTACCCTGGTTCTTTCACTGGACTAGCCTGAAAGAGGCTTCAAAGTAAACCTCCACACCCTGACGACTGATTAGGAACATGGTTTGTTTCAGGGCACAAACCACTGCAAGGGGCTCTTTTGAGCTGCTGATAATTTGTTCCATAAATACAGACCATCAGCCCACCCTCGTTCTGTTCGGCTCTTCCACCAGCCCCAGCAGCCTGCCTCGGATGTGGACCACCAAGACAGCCTGGAGATCAGCTCTGAAATGCCTTGCACTGCACTGGTGTGAACAGGGCCTCAGATGCAATATACTCCCACCAGAGTTTAActagcctgcaggagcccagctgtGTCTGAGGAGCAAGAGGCCTCCTCCTTCTATTCTGCTGCAGTAAGTTACACACCAATGCAGCAGAACACATGGCCCGAAAACTAATACGTGGCCTCTGCCTCGTCCGTCACCTCTAGCCGAGCACCGCCAGGACTGAAGGTAGATGGGAGGCTGGGCAGAATGGGTTTGTGGTGGAGGAAAGTCAGCCGAGGTAACCAGACGGGTGGTTCCCTCCCGGCCTGTCTGGAAGGAATACAGGAGTGTGGGAGCAGGCCTGCCGGCAGAGTGCATAGCAGCTACCGACACCTACCTGAGCTTTGCTTGCTGGTTGACACTGAACCACTCCCCTCGCTTCTGGCTAGGAGCAGCAATTCTCGTATCTAAGCCAGTGAGCAAAGACACCCGCTTACGAGGCCGGCACGAACCAACAGCCACAGACTAGTCACAGCGTGTCAGTGCCAAACTGCCCCAATTCCCAGTGGATTTGGGACGCTCCAGAGCCTCCGAACACCCGCCCCTGAAAGCGGCAGGTTGGGAAAGCCCAGGCCCGACACCAGCGCTGAACGAACGGTCGCCCCACATGACAGCACGTGAGCCCAGACGGctctgctgggggcgggggttcgGGAGCAGTTTTAAGGTACGAGCCCCTTCACCTGATTTTCCAAACCTGTGCGAAGAGTCCGACTGAAATGAGACTCCAGCAAGGCCGGGCTGGTGCTGTTTACATGGCTGGGCAGTGCCCCTCAACCGGGCAGAGCTCCGCCACGGCCCACTACGGCTGCTTTGGTATCCTAAGGAACGGCTGGAGAAAAATAGCCCAACACCAGGCAGCTACAGCCCTCCGAAGGGGCAGGAGTGAGTGCAGTacacccccaccccgcacacTCTAAAGGAAGCCAGCTCCTAGCTGTTAGAGCCCAGAGACTTTCCACCCATgtcccacctccccagccaggagaggCTCATTGTTCCtggtagaaaaaaataaaaaaaaacccaactctctCTGACGTGCAAGAGCTCCCAAGCCTCCGTctcaaggaaaaataaaaaagtttagtcACATCCACATACATCACATTATAAAAGAATTAAGTACATTTCATGTAACATTGactgtcaggggaggagcagctccTGCCAGCAGGAAGAGAATGCACCCACTCGAACAGAGCAGGCCAGCCCTTCCTGCCCCACGGGCTAGCTGCCCTTCCCGGCTGctagcccagcctgccagggctggcaggggggttCCAGGCCTACAAGGGaccacttcctcctccccagagGTAACTGCACAGCTAATCCTAGTCGACAGCTTTGAACTTTTGACCACCTCAGTGAACCAAGCTTGAAGGAATTCAAAGGCAATTTagcttaaatataaaaataaatttttattttcttaaaaaatgtttaaatatctGTTAATTTAGGATTCGGcagacacacactcacacctCTGAGTAGTAAAAAGATCTGGCAGCCAGAGTCACTCTTGGAACGTGGGGGGTCAAAGGGGCCTAGGCCTTGGGGTGTCAGCCCCTCTCCCCGAGGCACACAAGGCGTCCTCCCAGTGAGAGTTCCCCAGAGGCTGCGGGCAGGAGAGGGAATAGAAGCCCTGGCCCTCTCCCCTCTGAGCTCCAAGATATGGGGCAGCCCCGTGAGCGCCCCCCGCTGACTGGAAATGagcacccagcccctggagcCGGGCtaagggaggagcagggggcaagaAGCCGAATCCTAAGCATGTCAGTTGGGGATTCTTTCCCTTTagtggcttcaggcagggccaacAGCCCCGTGCAGCCCTAGGCAAGCCCGGCACTGAAGGGACGTGTGCTACAGACCCCTGGCTGGGTAACGAGCCAGCTGGGTTTGACATGGGGAGAGAAGAGCCAGACTTGGAGCAGGGCAGGACAGCCAAGAGGCTGCCAGCCCGGGACCTAGGGaacccttccagccccctgtgcccccccacgCCCCAGGCTGCCATCCTTTCAGTCATCACATTTAAGATACAGAGTTCACTCAGCACTAGTAGCCACACAATGATGCTACTCTCAACACCCAATTAGGCAGGGCGCATCCCCCACTAGGAGACAGCCTCCCCGCAAAATCTTTACACAGCAAATCCGGCATTACCAACATGCCGCCACTCACACGGTTCAATTCTTCCTCCAAGCTCGATTCAATGAGCGAACAAATAGGAGCAAACATACGAAGCGCACAACAGACAGGAGCAGGGAAAGCCACAGGAGCGTCACGACGGGAGAGGGCAGTAAGTGGCAGCGTCCCACCTCCTCTGGGCAGGGGTTCTGCTCGTTCCGGGGCCTGGCAGAACACGTCTGGTGCACCAGAGGCACCACCCTCCCGCTCTTGCGGACGCAGAGGCTAGGTTACCCCGGCAGTGGGCTGGGTTCCCGAGCAGAGGCAAGACGCTGAGTTGCAGGGTCTGCGTGGGAGCACTGAGGCAGATTGCTCACAGCAGGGCATTAGGCGCAGATGCAGGAGCTCGATGATGGTCTGTCTGGAGCACCAAGAGTTCCTCCTTAACACACAGGGACTTGGGCCAGTCCCACCTACTAGACTTGCCCAGGCCAGATGGCTGGCAAGCCAGCACCTGCCGGTTCAAACCAGAGGCTGGAGTCCCTtaggaggaaggggagaggtgCATTTACCAGGTCATGAGATCACCGTGCAGGGAAAGGCCTCTGGAGCCAGCGAGGACACCCCCCCTCCAGGACCAGCAGCCACGAGGCAGACTGGGAACGCATCTGCCTGGAGGGAAGAGCCTCACTTCCAGCAAAGCTACAAGGGGGAATGCAGGGACACAGCAAGCGAAGGGACAGAACGCGGGTTTCCATTCAGGCACAGACAGGGAACGTGCAGATGGGCACCTCCCCTTGCCCCCCGCCAGCTCCCACTCCACGCACTCGGTACACGGTGGATGGGCAAGGCTGAACTGTCAGTATGGTCAGGAGAGCACCGGAGCAGCTAGATGAAGCCATGGAGAAATTACACATTGTGAGCCCTGGAGAAATAAGGGAGGAAAGGAACGCTGCTGATATGTACAGAGTTTATCCAGCCTCGGCTGTGGAACTGTTCAAGTACGAAGGGTTTGGTTTATCCTGTCCTGCGTCGGAGTCGCTGCCACCCAGAAGTGTCTCCGACTGATTTCCGAAAGGAGCGCCTGAGCTAGGGGCCCGGGCTCCTTGTCAGAACTCCGATATCCTTGGCTCAGGTGGCTGGGCCACTTCACAGCTGGGCCGGAACTAGGATCCAACAGGAGACCCAAGAAGCTACTTTTTGCGGGGGTGCTGCCTTCGTGCCTGCAGCCGCTGACGGGGCCCCGTCTTGGACCCTGCCCCGATAGAGAACGCAGGGGTTGATGGTCCTAGAGGCAAGAGAGATTGCATGAGCGACTGCCAGCCTTTACCCTGTCTGTCTGACGTGGACACTGCTACACAAGAAGCCCATTGCAGCATTAGCTTCCCAGGGGCCTGCGAATGTGAGCGCACACTATCACATTGCTGAAGTGAAGCAATGAACTCTCCTCCAGTCTAgctcacccctccaccccccaaacagGTTCTGTTTCCGAGGGGGATGCGGTCCTCCCCCCCGACCCAACCTTCCCCACCATCCCAGGGAGGcaaaggctgtcttccaggactgACTGTCAGACATATTTCTAGCCAGCCAACAGCCAGCCCACAGACACTCACCTCTGGGAGCCTGTCTGAAGTCAAAAGAACAggggtccttgtggcaccttagagactaacaaatagttagtctctaaggtgccacaaggactcctgttctttttgcggatacagactaacacggctgctactctgaaacctgtctgaaGTCAGTGCAGCCCACAGCAGGCTCTGCTTTAGAGGCAGGGCTCCTACTGACCCCCAACCACCCCCTGTGTTGCAGGCCTGGGGGAAGAGGAAGCCATGAGGAAAGTCTCTTACCAAATGGAGGCCTTGCTCCTCCGAAGCCCGACCCAGGAGTGCTGGGGGTCCCGAAGGAAAGGCTGTTGCTCCCGACAGGCCCTGCTCCTGGAGCAGGCGTGGTCTGCCCAAAGGAGGGAGTGGGAGTTCCTGAAAACAACACACCACTGTCAGCCTTGGCTAGAGGAGCAGGACGGGGAGTCTGTGTCAAGGCCACAGCAGGATCGGAGCCTGTGCACTTTGGGGAAGTTTCTGCTCCAgcgtgcgggggtgggggggtacagCTCAGCCAGGGGAAGAAGGAGAAGACGAGAACAGACTGCACAGGTCCTACAGGCCGGAACATCCCCACCCAGCCTCCCAACAGGCAGAGGAGATGTGCACTCCCCCAAGCCCCAGAGggtttccatttccccctctctcAAGGCGACAACCTCCCCGCTCCCCCTGAAACACTTGAGTTCCTGGGAAAACTGGCTCCTGCATCTCCCATCGACTCCCTTCCTAAAGCCTCCACTCAGCAGACCCATGAGACAGAACAGACTGGGATTCGCAGAGCCTGGGGGGAGCTTACTCTACTGGCTGGGGAAGAAAACCTTTGTACATTAGAAGAGCGACCCTTCCCCAGCGGAGCTGGGCTATGTGGATGCAGCCCTCGCAGACACACTGCTAGGAGCCGGAGTGGTCCCCGGTCTATGCGGAGACTGGAAACAGTCCTCTGGGATTCTCCTGATCCCAAGGAATGGCTCATGGCAGAGGGGCAAAATATCAACAGCGCCAGCCCTAAGTTTAGAGGGGTGAGGAATAAAGGGAGAATAAAGCACAGCAAGGGCACTGCCTAGATCCACTCAAGCCTCCCACTTCCTCCCCAAGCCAGCTCCAATGAGAGACCCAGCCTTCGACCCAAGCAGGGCTAAGCAGACTTTCCTCCCCTGCACCTTACCTCCAAACACAGGCTTGCTGTCAGGAGTGCCAGGCACAGCGAAGGCGAATGGCGCACTCTGGTTTTGGCCACCCAACGTGTTCTGTGTCAAGGAAGAACCAAAGGGGGTTGCTGTGCTTGCCGATCCGTTCTGTCCAGCCCCAAAATTGAACGCCACTGAGGGGGTGCCCCCGCTCAGGGCAGACGCTCCCATGGCAAAGGCACTGGCACCAGTGCTCTGCTGGTTGGACACCCCGAAGGGGAACGGAGAGGGGGTGGTTCCGCCAAATACCATGCTACCTGTACTGCTCTTTGTAGGCTGGGTGTTGGAGCCAAAACTTGATGCGGTTGAAGTGGTGGCTGTTCCGAAGGAGAACACGGATGTAGTGCCCCCAAAAGCTGGCTGGGAGCTGTTGGTGCCAAAGGAAACTTGGGTATTAGTCCCTCCGAAAACTGGCTGGGAGCTGTTCCCGAACGCCGGCGGTGCTGCGGGGTGAGCCGCAGAGGCCCCGAAGCCGAAAGCGGGGGTACTAAAGCTCGCGGGGCCAGTGGCAGGTTTGCTGGTGGGCTGCTGACTCTCCGGGGTGCCAGTGGCAAACGCAGGCTGACCAGCTGCACCAGGATACGGAGGGGGCGGTTTTGCACCTGTTCCAAAGGAACCACCAAATGCAGCAGCGGAGGAACCGAACGACAGCGTTGACTGACTGGTGGTTGGGGGGGTAGAAGAGGTCAGATTTGTGCCCCCAAAGATACTAAAGCCAGCAGtggtgctgggagcagcctgtgctGCATTCAAGGACGCTGGGCCGAAGGTGGAGCCTGCGGGAACGCTGGTAGTGGGGGCGGTGGGGGCTGCAGGCTTTCCAAACTGGAAGATGGGAGTGGTAGGCGTGAAGCTGGCtgcggtgctgggggcggggtttGGAGAGGCTCCGAACAGGAACGGCTGGCTTGCTCTGCTGGAGACGGGCGCGGTGACCGTCGTGCTGTTGGAGGCATTGGCGGCGAGTGGCACGCCCAGTCCAAAGCTGAAGGCTGGCTTTGTGGTGGCGTCAGTGGTGGCACTCAGCGTGCTGGCGGCGGTGGCTGCAGTAGTAAAGACAGCACTGGGGAGGCCGGGGAAGACAGAGGTGGGGTCTGTAGTGGAAGTTGCTGTCAGatcagcagctggggctggctgagGTGTCTGCTTGAATGTGAAAGGAGACGCTGTTGCTataggtgcagcagcagctgctaagttCCCGAAGATGGGCTTGAATGTGGTGGGGGCGGCGGAGGAAGACGCTGTCGAGGGAGGCACAGGGCTGGTAGATGCTGCGACGGCCAGAGAGGTGCCAGCTGCGGAGAGCGCCACGCTCTCGCTTTTTGGCAGGGTGCCAAAGATGGGTTTGAACATGGGGGCGGCTGCGGGCGCGGCGGATGCTGCCGCTGgtccaggctggctggctggcggtGTGCTCAGCATCCCAAAGAGAATGCTGGGTTTAGGGGGGGAGGGCGTCTTGGTGGGGGTCTGGCCCAGGTCAGAGGAAGCTGGAATCGCCAGGTTGCTCACACTGCTGGCAGGcggggcagtggaggagggaggggccaAGGGAGCCAGCAAGTTTAGTGTCGGAGCAGGCTTGGAGTCGGACGCGGTTGCAGGGAGTGAACCTGAATCCGGCAACACCGTGGGAACGGTCAGAGGCAGCTGAGAGGTCACTGCAGCCCCAGTCGAATCTGTGGAAGAGGGAAAATCATTTACAGATGAACAGACGGCTCATTACCAGAGTTTGATTTGTGTGATGTAGGACGTCGACTTGGTGGGCTGGGAGAGAGAATCAAGTTGCCACCAAGACAGACTTACCTGGGGCAAATCCCAGACCCAAACAGCACTGCTCTGCGTGACGAGGTGAGCCACCAAGTTAGAACCCTGATGGCTTCCCCTGGAGTCCCTCCTGCGCCACTCTTGTTCCACTTTGGGTTGGGGAGGTGTTATGGATGCACTAAATCAAATGCCATTTGGGATTTCCTGCACTCAGCTGTTTATAAGCTGTGTCAGGGAGAAGCAACATTGCACCTCCCAGCTGGGACTGACTAGTGACCCCCAGAGGCCATTCCCACTGCTCTCCCATCTCCCCTCACCACATCACTAACCTGAAAGCACAAGAGCACTCTGCCTGCTCTGCATCTTCTTCAGACTCTCCAGGAGTGACCCAGCGCCGGCGACCAGGGGGGCCGAGGAAACAGATGTAGGCCCAGTAGATGTCAGTGTGAATGACACAGGCCTGGATGCAGGGGTGGTT
This is a stretch of genomic DNA from Chrysemys picta bellii isolate R12L10 chromosome 19, ASM1138683v2, whole genome shotgun sequence. It encodes these proteins:
- the POM121 gene encoding nuclear envelope pore membrane protein POM 121 isoform X3 produces the protein MVHSPVTVKIARPDSNLARSPLLEQLVSPMALSCNSPLDPCAKETVLSALKESRKRAVEEEDQSFPSGQENKRRRHDSSGSGQSAFEPLVANGAPASLVPKPGTLKRALVSQCLDDCLSKRSRTSSISSMNNTYAGGIPSSIRNAIASSYSSTRGLSKLWKRSGLNTSPLSSPASSRSQTPERPSKKAREEDPHWSSTSTPVKSDKELQTEKALETPVRKKPSSLTSPSMSGSSGKRKRKIQLLSSRRGDQLSLPPPPQLGYAVTAEDLDAEKKAALQWFNKVLEDKTAADATPSTAAETTPASRPVSFTLTSTGPTSVSSAPLVAGAGSLLESLKKMQSRQSALVLSDSTGAAVTSQLPLTVPTVLPDSGSLPATASDSKPAPTLNLLAPLAPPSSTAPPASSVSNLAIPASSDLGQTPTKTPSPPKPSILFGMLSTPPASQPGPAAASAAPAAAPMFKPIFGTLPKSESVALSAAGTSLAVAASTSPVPPSTASSSAAPTTFKPIFGNLAAAAAPIATASPFTFKQTPQPAPAADLTATSTTDPTSVFPGLPSAVFTTAATAASTLSATTDATTKPAFSFGLGVPLAANASNSTTVTAPVSSRASQPFLFGASPNPAPSTAASFTPTTPIFQFGKPAAPTAPTTSVPAGSTFGPASLNAAQAAPSTTAGFSIFGGTNLTSSTPPTTSQSTLSFGSSAAAFGGSFGTGAKPPPPYPGAAGQPAFATGTPESQQPTSKPATGPASFSTPAFGFGASAAHPAAPPAFGNSSQPVFGGTNTQVSFGTNSSQPAFGGTTSVFSFGTATTSTASSFGSNTQPTKSSTGSMVFGGTTPSPFPFGVSNQQSTGASAFAMGASALSGGTPSVAFNFGAGQNGSASTATPFGSSLTQNTLGGQNQSAPFAFAVPGTPDSKPVFGGTPTPSFGQTTPAPGAGPVGSNSLSFGTPSTPGSGFGGARPPFGPSTPAFSIGAGSKTGPRQRLQARRQHPRKK